The segment TGGCGGGGCATTGTCTCCAGTTTTCAGGCCCATGCGCGTGTTTGCCGTCGCCTTGCTTCCTGCCGGGGCCGCTGTGCATGTCCAGACTTGACGGTGTGTCTGGTGGGGCCAACAGGCCGGATGGTTTGCCAACCAGACCGGGACAGGGGTAACGTGCCCGTCACCCGCGCTTGCGGAGAAGCGACGACAAGGGACCCTCAATGCTCAAGACTCTTGAAAACACGGAACCTGGAAACGGGGACCAGCGCCTGGGCGCCTATCTGGCCATGCTGCCCGCCCTGGCCTGGCGGATAGACATTGTGGCCAATGAGATAACCTACCTTAACGCCTACACCATCCCCTCGCTTGGGGAAGAGGCCAAGGCGGTCCTGCAGAACCCCGCCTATGCCAGGCAGATGATTGTGGGCCAGGACAACGACCGGTTTCTGCATTGCTACGACCAGATGCGCAACCGCCACCCAGCGGCCTGCACGTTCCGCATCCGCCTTGCGGATGGAACCATCGCCTGGTTCAAGCTCATGTCCATGCCCGACCCGGAGCTGCCTACCTGCTCCTTGGGCCTGTTTATGGACATCACCGCCCACGTGAACGCGATTCTGTCCACCGACGGCCGCCCCCCCCTGTGCGACAGAATCGACCTGCTGGACGAGCCGGTGCTGCTCATCCGTTTTTCCGACCGCAGGGTGTTCATGGCCAACGCCGCGGCGCGGAGCCTGCTGTGCTACTCGGCCAGCGACATGGCCTCCCTGGACCTGGGCCGGTTGTTTCAGAAGAACACCAGGGAGCAGATGTTCCATGTGTACGAGGGGCTGATCTTCTCGGACTTCTGGGCCGGCGAGCTCATCGTGACCGACAGCACGGGCAGGCATCACCAGTGCATGGCCCGTGTGCAGGCCGTTGCACGTGACGAGAAGAGCCTGCTCTGGGTCACCTTGACCCATCTCAACACCTGCACGGCCTGCCGCGAGACGCCGACGCGCTGCGATGCGCCCACGCCGCCTCGCAAAACCATCCAGGCCATGGCCAAGTGCAAGACCATCACGGAGCTGCTGAAAACGATGCTCGACGTTTTGCCGCCGGATTCGCCCACCAGCGGCATCATGCTTTCGCGCATCTTCATTGCCGAGAACAGGGTGCAGGTCACCGGAGTGGGCGAGCCCTTCGACTTCCTGCCTGAGGACCACACGCATCCGTACGAGGGCTCCATCGCGGAGAACATCGTCCGCTTCAATCTGCCCCAGCATGTGGTCCAGGAAACATCGAAAAGCATCAAGCCCATCGACTGGGCGCTGTTCATCCCGCGCGGCATCCGCTCCTATTACGCGCAGCCGTTTTTCGACAATGGCGTTCTGACCAAGGTGCTGATCTTTTGCTCGCGCCAGGCCGAGAGCTACGATCCGGAGGCCCCAGCCCCGTTGTACGAGCTGTACCCCGAGTTTCTGAAAGGGCTGGAGCGGTGCCTTAAGCGAAAGGGCGCGCGCTAGCTGTTGCGTTGCACGCCGTTGTTCACTGCCTGTGCGATCCGGCTGAATGGCGGCTTGTTTTGTAACGCTTAGTGATTTTAGCGGAAGTTGAATGCATGGAGCCTGCGGGGCAACTCGCTGGTTCTTTCGTTTGCGGTGGGGGAGCTGCTGCGTAGGCCCCTCACGCAGGGCCGCTTGCGTGAAGCGTTCGGCCTTGCCGTTGGGGCGCGGCGCGTGTTTTGCCGTGCAGCGCTGGCGCAGAGCAAACCGGGATTGGCGGTGGCGCGTCCGCTCGCATCCGTGGGCTTCATCACGATGGCGCGCGCGTCCGCTCCAAAAGCGCCGCAGCCCGCTTCGTCCAGAGGCCGCCGGGAGCGCGTGTGCTTTGGCTGAAAAAGAAAAAGGGTCCCGCCTTGTTAGCGGGACCCCTGTTCATTCTGGTGCCGAAGGGGAGACTCGAACTCCCATGGCCTTGCGACCACTAGACCCTGAACCTAGCGTGTCTACCAATTCCACCACTTCGGCATTGTCCGGGCGGCGTGTCGCCATCCCGTCGTTGCGAGGGAATCATTTAGCCGCATCGCGTGCCGTTGGCAAGGGTTTTTTTGTTTCCCGCAACGTTTTTTTTGCGGCGGCCTACCGTTCGTCGAAGGGCACGTAATCGCGCAGCACCTGCCCGGTGAAAATCTGTCGGGGGCGGTGGATCTTGCTGCCATGCTGCTGGTGCTCCTCGTACCAGTGGGCGATCCAGCCCGGCATACGGCCTATGGCGAACATCACCGGGAACATCTGCATCGGGATGTTCAGCGCCCGCAAAATGAGCCCGGAGTAGAAGTCCACGTTGGGGTACAGCTTGCGCTCGGCGAAGTAGGGGTCGGCCAGGGCCAGGGCCTCCAGCTCCATGGCGATGTCCATGAGCCGGTCCAGCTTGCCCAGCTTGGTGAGCAGGTCGTGGGCGGCCTGCTTGAGGATCACCGCGCGCGGGTCGTAGCTTTTGTAAATGCGGTGGCCGAAGCCCATGAGCCTGAACTTCTTCTGCTTGGCCAGTTCCAGCACCTCGCGCGGGGTGCGCTTGCCCTCGGATATCTGCTCCAGCATCTCCATGACGCCCGCGTTTGCCCCGCCGTGCAGCCGTCCCCACAGGGCGCAAATGCCTGCCGATACGGAGGCGAACAGGTTGGCCTGGCTTGAGCCCACCATGCGCACCGTGCTTGTGGAGCAGTTCTGCTCGTGGTCCGCGTGCAGGGTCAAAAAGAGCGACAGCGCCCGCACGGCCTCCGGGCTCGGGTCGTAGTGCTTGTGCGGTATGGAGAACATCATGTGCAGGAAGTTGCGGCAGTAGGACAGGGCCGGGTTGGGATACATGAACGGCAGCCCCATGCTCTTGCGATAGCTGAAGGCCGCGATGGTGCGCACCTTGCTGATGATCTTGGAGGCCGCCAGATAGAATTCGCCCTTGCTTTCGATCTCCAGCAGGTCGGGATGGTAGCAGCCCATGGAATTGACCACGGCCGACAGCATGGCCATGGGGTGCCCGCCTGGCGGAAAGCCCTCGAAGTGGTGGCGCAGATCCTCGTGCAGCAGTTCCTCGGCGCACAGGCCTGCGGAAAAACGCGACAGCTGTTCCCGTGTGGGCAGTTCACCGAAAATAAGCAACCAGGCCGTTTCGGTGAAAGAGCCGCGCGAGGCGATCTGGTCGATGGGGTAGCCCCTGTAGCGCAGAATGCCCTGTTCGCCATCGACAAAGGTGATGGCGCTTTTGCAGGGCCCGGTGTTCATGTAGCCGGGATCATAGGTGATGCACCCGGTCTGCGAGCGCAGTTTGGTGATGTCCAGGCCACGGTCGCCCAGGGCGCCTTCGATGATGGGGAGCTCAAAGGTCTTGCCATCAATGATCAGCTGTGCGGTCTTGGTCATGTGCTCTTCCGTAATGTGCTGTCGTTCACGCATATGGGGTTTCGCCGTCCGTTCTGGGTCTGTCGGCGCAGAATAAAATTCTGTCGCCCTCGGGCGAAGCCCTCGCAATCCAATGGGCTGCCTACTAGGATTCAGCCCTGTTGTCCAGCAAGCCCCGCGCGGGTTTGACAATCCTGTCATGCGCGGGAGGTGTGGAACATGCGCCGGACCGGCTTGCGCACGGCTGCAAAAGGCTTATACTCTCCACTTCCGGCAAAGAAACAACGCCAACGGAGATCCCCCAGTGAACGACGATTCGAACACACAAAAGAACATGACGCGCAGGCAGTTTCTCGCGACTCTCGGCATGGCGGGCGTGGGCCTGGCGGTTCCCGCCGCTGCCGCTGCTGCTGCGGCGGCCACGGCCCCTGCGGAAGGCGGCGAGGAGTTGGCCACCCTGCATGACCTTTCCAAGTGCGTGGGCTGCGGGGCCTGCGTGGAGGCCTGCCGCGAGGCCAACGCCCACAAGTTCCCGGAGCCGAAGAAACCCTTTCCGCCCATGTTCCCGGCAACGGTCAAGGCGGAAGACTGGTCCACGCGTCGGCATGTGGACGACCGCCTGACCCCGTACAACTGGCTCTACATCCAGTCCGCGCGCGGGCAGTACCAGGGCCAGCCGTTTGAAATCCACATCCCCCGGCGCTGTATGCACTGCCAGAATCCTCCCTGCGCCAACCTGTGCCCCTGGGGCGCGGCCGCACGGCAGAACAACGGCATCGTGCGCATCGACGACGAAATCTGCCTGGGCGGGGCCAAATGCAAGACGGTATGCCCCTGGGAGATTCCCATGCGCCAGACCGGCGTGGGCCTGTACCTCAAGCTCATGCCCACCTATGGCGGCAACGGGGTCATGTACAAGTGCGACCGCTGCGCCGACCGCGTGGCCAAGGGCGGCCAGCCCGCCTGCATCGAAGCATGTCCTTACGGCGTGCAGGAGATCGGCCCGCGTTCCGAGATTGTGGCCAAGGCCCATGCTCTGGCGCGCGATATGGGCGGGTACATCTACGGCGAGACCGAGAATGGCGGCACCAACTCCCTGTATGTGTCGCCGGTGCCCTTCGATGTGCTGGACGCGGCGGCCACCACAGGTCCGGGCAAGCCGCACCTTTCCCCGGTTGCGGACATGATGGCCGACGAGGACAAGCTGGCCCTTGCGGCGCTGCTTGCCCCGGTGGCTGGCGTGGTGGCCGGGGCCTTGCGCCTGGGCTCCCGTCTTGCGGGCGGACGCAGGCCGGATCCGCCGGAGGGCCCGAAGCCTGACTCCGGAGGCGGGGGGGCGCGGCCTTCGGCCAGTGAACTGCTGGCCGGGGGGTTCGGCAAGGGCTTCACCGATGGCGCCTCCCCTGCGCCCAAGGACGGCCAAGGCGGCAAGGAGGGCGGCAAATGAGCACACAGCATGGTTTGCGTCCCGTATCCCGTCTTGTGGCCTGGTTCTATGTGGCCTGCGTGGCCCTGCTTGCCCTCACCGGAACCATGCAGATGCCCATAGCCAGCCGCTACCGCATCGTGGCCGTGCCTGGGCTGGGCTGGCTGGGCGACTTCTGGCTGACCCACAAATTGCATTACCTGGGGGCGGCGCTGCTGCTCTTCTTGACCGCATACGTCGTTACCCGCTGGGCGCTGGAGTGGCGGCGCACCCATGCGCTCACGGCTTTGGGCTGGACGCGCGCGGCAGTGCTCGGCTTGCTCATCGTCACAGGCGCGGTGCGCGTGCTTAAGAACCTGCACGGGGTCAACTTCTCGCCCCAGCCGGTGATGCTGGTGGACTGGACGCACCTGGGGCTGGCGTTTCTGCTGGGGTGCCTGGCCCTTTGGCGCAAGCTCTCGGGCGGAACGTACTGGACGCAGGCGGGGGCGCGGGTCCGGCAAGAGTCGCGGCGCGGGGCCCCGGTGTCCTGAAATTTGGCGTAGCGTGCAGGATGAAACAAGAAGGCCATGCGCGGAGAGTCGCGCGTGGCCTTCTGTCGCGTTTGGGAAAAGCGGGCCTAGATGACCAGGTTGTCCTGCTTGATTCCGGCCTCCTCGGCGGCGGCGATGACATCGCGCAGGATCTGCAGGGTTTCGCGGGCCTCCACCGGGTCCAGCTTGCGGATGGCGAAGCCCGCGTGGATGATGAGGAAATCTCCAGGAGCGATGGTGTCGTCCAGGATCATGAGCGAGGCGGTGACAGTGGTGTCGCCCTCGCCCACGCGGCAGGTGGCCACCTGGTCCTCAATGGAGATGACTTCAGCGGGAACGGCTAGGCACATGACATTACTCCTGGTGGGCCGGGCTGTCGGCCCGTCTTGCCGGGGCGGGGTTCGCCTTCTTGGCGTAGGTGCCGCCGGCCTTTTCGATTTCCTCCAGCACAAAGCCCATGAGGGCCTCCTGGCGCTCCTTGGCCACGGGGGAAAGCTCCAAGGCCATGGTGTGGAAGTCTTCCGGCTCCATGCCGACGATGACTGCTTCCGGTCTGTTGCCGACGATGTCGCACATGACGAGGGTGTCCACCAGGTCGGTCTGGTGCATGGAGTCCTTGAAGGCCAAACTCTTGCGAAGATCCTCGCCCACAAGGCGGTAGACGCTTCCGGCCGGGCCGTCGCCCAGCACGGCGTCCACCACGATGAGCAGGTCGCTGTCCATGATGGGGTCCATGAGGCGCGTGCCGAGGGTGCCGCCGTCCATGAGGGTGACATTGTCGGAAAAGTCATAGAGGCGGGTGAGCTCTTCAACCGCACGAACGCCGATGCCCTCGTCGGTGAAGAGGATGTTGCCCACGCCGAGAACCAGGATGCGTGTTTTTGTGTCAGTCATGGAGCCTCGTTTTGGGAAAAAGGACGGGAATCCGGCGAACCGGATTCCCGTCCAATACAGGATGGCGTTACGGTTTACAACACCTTGAAGCTGGCGGTCTTGCCGGTCTTGGCGTCGAGCACGTGCACGCCGCAGGCGATGCAGGGGTCGAAGCTGTGGACCGTGCGCAGGATCTCGACCGGACGGGCCGGGTCGAAGATCGGGGTGCCCATGAGGGCCTCTTCCACGGGGCCGAGTTTGCCGGCCGCGCAGCGGGGACCGAGGTTCCAGGTGGAGGGCACCACGAGCTGGAAGTTCTCGATCTTGCCCTTCTTGATCTTGATCCAGTGGGACAGTGCGCCGCGGGGGGCGGTGGCGTAGCCCACGCCCTCGGCCTCGTCCGGCATCTTCCAGGGGGTGTAGAGTTCGGTGTCGCCGCTCTTCACGTTGCTGCTCAGAGCCTCAAGCCAGACCGGGATCTGATTGGCGGTGACCAGGCATTCGATGGCGCGGGCGGCGGTGCGGCCCAGGGTGGAGAACAGCGCCGCGGGGCCAACGCCGACCTTGGCCAGGACCATGTTCACCGCATCCACGGTGGGCTTGTGGCCCTTGGCGTAGGCCACGAGCATGGCGGCCAGGGGGCCGACTTCGCAGGACTCGCCGTTGTAGCGGGGAGCCTTCATCCAGGAGTAGCGGTCCTTGTCCTCAAGGCTGGTGTACTTGGGTTCGGTGACGCCCTGGTAAGGATGCAGGGCCTTGTCGCCCACGTACCAGCTGTGCTTCACATGCTCCAGAATCTGGTTCGGATCGAAGGAGGTGGGGTTCTTGAGGTCACGCTTCATGATGAGGCCGGGAGCGAAGAAGCGGGCGTTCAGGTCGTACTCGTCGGTGGGGAACTCGCCGAAGGTCAGGAAGTTGGTGGTTCCGCCGATGGAGCCCCAGTCCTTGTAGAAGGTGCCGATGGCGATGACGTCCGGGATGTAGAAGTCACGGATGAAGGCGGTGACTTCGTCGGTGAGGGCCTTGTACTCGGCCATGCGCTCGGGCTTCAGCGCGTCGTAGTTGGTGACGCCGCCCACCACGGTGAACTGGGTGTGTGGGTTCTTGGCGCCGAAGATGGCCATGGCGCGCGCGGCCTTGACCTGCATGTGCAGGGCGTCAAGGTAGTGTTTGGTGGCCATGAGGTCGGCCTCGGCGGGCAGGTAGTAGGCCTCGTTCTTCTTCTCGCCCAGGAAGTAGGCGTTGGTGAAGATGCCGAGCTTGCCGGAGGCGACCAGGGCGCCGACCTTGTCCTGCACGGCCTTGAACTGGGCGGCGGTCTCCTTGCGGCCGGCCGACAGGCTGTTGGACAGCGCGGCGGTCTTGGCGGGGTCGGCCTTCAGGGCGTTGGCCACGTTGACCCAGTCCAGCGCGTGCAGGTGATAGAAGTGCACCAGGTGGTCATGCAGGTACTGGGAAGCCATGACCAAGTTGCGCATGAGGATGGCGTTTTTGGGGATCTTGACCTTGACGGCGTTGTCCACCGCGCGGGTGCTGGCCAGGGCGTGGGTGTAGGTGCACACGCCGCAGGAGCGCTGGGTGAAGTGCTGGGCGTCGCGCGGGTCGCGGCCCTTGAGGATGATCTCCAGGCCGCGGAACAGCTGGGAGCTGCTGCGCACATCGACGACCTTGCCGTTTTCGACGACGGTCTCGATGCGCAGGTGGCCTTCAATGCGGGTGACCGGGTCGACAATGACCGGGCCGGAGAAATTGCCCTTGGGCGTGACCGGAATGGTTTGCGGTTTGGAACCAGACATATTGTATCCTCCTAATGGGGAGTTGAAGTCGCGGATATTGCCGTGCACACAACCGGGAACGAACAGTCCGGTTCAGCCTACTTCTGTTCTTCGTAGAAGGGGCTCATGGTGTCCCAGAACTTGGGCTCGGAGCAGCCGATGCAGGGGTGACCGGCCTGCACGGGCCAGGAGACGCCCACGCCCTTGTCCAGGGGGTTGAACTTCTTGGTGGGGCAGTTGTTGTAGGTGTAGGGGCCCTTGCAGCCCAGCTTGTACAGGCACCAGCCTTCCTTGGCTTCCTTGGAATCGAAGGAGGGGGCGAACTTGTCCTGCTCGAAGAAGGGCAGGCGTTCGCACTTGTCGTGCACGGTCTCGCCGAAGAACGCCAGGGGGCGCTTGAGGTCGTCGAGCTTGGGCAGGGGCTTCTTGTTCACCACGGTCTCAATGGCCGCAACCACGGTGCCGAGCAGGTTGACCGGATTGGGCGGGCAGCCGGGAACATTGATGATGGTGGCCTTGGGGAACACCTCGTCAACGCCCTTGGCGCCGGTCGGATTGGGTGCCGCAGCCTGCACGCCGCCGTAGGTGGCGCAGGTGCCATAGGCGATGGTGGCCAACGCGCCGGGCACCACTTTCTTGCAGATGTCGAGCATGGTGTGGCCGCCGATCTTGCCATAGATGCCGTTGTCCTTGGTGGGAATGGCGCCTTCGACAACGCAGAGGTAGGGCTTCTTCATGGCGTCGTGCAGGGCCTTTTCGGCCATCTCGCCTGCGGCGGCCATGATGGTCTCCTGGTACTCCAGGGAGATGACGTCCAGGATCAGCGTGTCGATGTACGGGTTGGCCAGACGCAGAATCGCTTCGGAGCAACCGGTGCATTCCGCGTTGTGCAGCCAGATCACCGACGGGCGATTGTCGGACGTGAGGGCGGCGGCGATTTCAGGAGCGAAAGCCGGACCCATCCCCATGGCCGCGGCGATAGTGCCGCAGAATTTCATGAAGTCGCGACGAGAAATGCCGCGTTCTTCAAGGCGTTTCTCGGCGCCGCTCAAGCCATGTCCTACGGAAACCTTCATACAACACCTCCAGATTATGGTAAAACGTGACGTGTACGCCTCATGACCGGAAGACCGCGACGCTCGTGTTACGAATACATATCCGGTGGCACGAACGTCATACGATTTCTAAAAAAATATACAACCATATCAGGGCTTTAGCTGCTTGTTCCATACATGAACAAGGTGGCCTTGGCAAGGTTCTGGAGGAAAAAAAGCGGAAAGGCGCAAGGGGCTTGGTCGGTAGAGAATCTGTAACCAGCCGGATTGACATGGTATCGTCCCGGGAGGACGAAGTCGTTGACGAGGACGGCCTGCGGCGGCATGCTCAGCCAAGACACACGCTTGTGCAAAAAAGCAGATCAATAGACAGCGAGGATGGGTAAATGAGCGTCATCGTGGAGCTTTCGTTGTTCCCCATGGACAAGGGCCAGAGCGTGAGCCGATATGTGGCAAAGGCTGTCGGCAGAATACGGGCCAGCGGGCTGTCGTGCCAACTCACGCCCATGGGCACCTGCATCGAAGGGGAGTGGGGCGAGGTGCTGGCCGTGGTGGACGCCTGTTTCCGGGAACTGGCGGCGGACAGCGACCGCGTGTACCTGACCATGAAGGCCGACTGGCGTCGCGGCCGGTCGGGCGGGCTGGCGGCGAAGCCGGAAAGCGTGGAGCGCGCGCTCGCTGCGCGGGGAGGGGAGTGATGCGGCGCATCGTGTGCCTGCTGGGGAGCCCCAGGCGCAACGGCAACAGCGCCGCCATGGCCCAGGCGCTGTGCGAGGCGGCGCAAAACGCCGGGGCCGAAGCGCAGACCTTCGCCTTGAACACGTTGGACTACAAGGGCTGCCAGGGATGTTTGCAATGCAAGACCAAGGCCGAGGCCTGCGTGTTGCGCGACGATTTGACCGAAGTGCTTGAGGCCGTGCGCGGCTGCGATGCGCTTGTGCTGGCCACGCCGGTGTACTTTGGCGAGGTCAGCGCCCAGCTCAAGGGCTTCATCGACCGCTGCTACAGCTTTCTGACCCCGGACTATGCCTGCAACAAGGAGAAGCGCACGCGGCTTGTCCCCGGCAAGACCTTCTGCATGGTCATTGCCCAGGGGCACCCCCGCGAGGACCTGTTCACGGACATCTTTCCGCGCTACGCGTATTTCTTCAACTGGCTCGGCTTCACCGAAAGCAGGGTGCTGCGCGCCTGCAAGGTGTACCATCTGGGCGACGCCAAGCGCCGGGACGAGGTGCTGGACCAGGCCCGCGCCCTTGGCCGCGAGCTGGCTATTGGCCCGTCCCCGTCGCCAGCCCGGCCCCAGGGCAGTTGAGGCCCTCCAGGCAGAACAGCCGCACCTGCTCGCGGTTGTAGATGGCGCGCAGGTATTTGGGGTCAGCCATGACGAGGCGCGCGCCGTTCGTGCAGCGGGTCAGGTGCTGGGCTTCCAGGGCGCGCACTTGGCGCGGCAGGCCGTCCACCACGAAGCGGGCCACGAAGCAGTCGCGCTCAACATCGCGGCGGGCAAGTTTCAACCCTTCCGGATTCACCCCACGGCAGGTGGCGGCCACATCAATGTCGCACACGGCCTCCACGATGCGTTTGCCGTGTTCGTCCTCATAGGTGTTCCACTCGATGCCGGTGAAGTAGGGGTAGCGCGCAAGCGCCTGCTCCACCGTGACGGTCTCGTCCAACGGCAGGCGCGCCTCGCGCACCACATCGATGGGGCTGGAACAGGCGCAAAGGAGCAGGCAGGCCAATGCGGTCACGGCGCGGCACAGCGTAGTGGACATGTACGTATCCTTGCACAGCCGGGCGCGGATTGCAACGCGGCTGGAAAAACGCTGTTCGGGGCTTGCGTTGTGCGGTGCAAACGCATAAGGCAACAGGCGAAGCCGCGATGCGGGCGTTTGCCCGCATGACGGCCGTCGAGTCCCGCAGCATTCCGCGTCACTAGCATTCCGGCAGGTTCGGCAGCACGGCGCGGGCGCACCGCGTCCGCGCACGGCAGGAAGCATATGCCTGAATGCGGGCGCTCACTTTCTGCGCGGAACGCGGCGGCCCGCCGCAAGGCTGCAGATTCATCTTCGGGGAGGGTGGGCAATCATAATGGATATTCTTTCGGTCTTGTTGGCGTTTTTTCCTGTTCTCGCCATCTTTTTCCTGCTGCTTGTGTACCGTGTGGCCGCGGACACCGCGGGCTACATCGGCTGGGGCGTGGCAGCGCTGGTGGCCTGGCTGTATTTTCAGACCCCGGTGGAGGTGGTGCTGACCGCCTCGGCGGCCGGGCTGGTGGCCTCGCTGCCCATCGCCCTGGTCATGGCGGCCAGCATCATGCAGATCACCCTCATGCAGGAGACCGGCGCGGTTGCACGCGTGGTGGCCCTCATGAAGACCATCGCCCCCGGCCAGCAGGTGGTGCAGATCATGATCATCAACGTGGGCTTCGGCATCCTGCTCACCAGTCTGGGCGCGGTCACCGTGTCCATTCTGCCGCCCATCATGATCGCCCTGGGCTACTCCACCGTTGCGGCAATCCTGCTCCCGGCCATCGGCTACGACGCCTTGTGCACCTATGCGCTTCTTGGCATCCCGGCCGTGGTGTTCGCGCAGTTCGTGGGCCAGCCCGTGCAGGAGGTCGGCCTGCACTTCGCCTACTTCATGCCGGTCATCAGCACCTGCATCGCCCTTGGGATGCTGCAGCTCACCGGCGGCGCCAAGATGGTCAGGGAAGGCCTGTTTCCCGCGCTGCTCGCGGGCGTCACGGCCGGAGGCGTCGCCATTCTCATGGCCCATGCCGGGCTGGTCACCATAACCGGAATCGCGGCCGGGCTTGCGGTCATTCTGGTGCTGGTGGCCTACGTGAAGCTGACGGGCAAGACCCTGCAGGACCGGGGAATGCTCTCCGAAAAGGACTTGGCCGCCGAGGCGCGCATCTCCCTGCCGCGCGCGGTGTCGCCCTGGATCATCCTCACCGTGCTTTCCCTTATTCTGAACGCGCCGTTCCTGCCCTTCTTCAAGATGACCTTCGTGGATTGGGCCATGCCGCTTGAGATCATCCCCGGCAATCCGGAAAAGATCCGCCTGTTCTGGCAGGCGTACTTCTGGGTGGCCATATGCACGTTCCTGGCCCTGCCCATCATGCGCGCCACGGGCGAGCAGGTGCGGCGCGGCCTGAAAACCGCCGCCAAGCGCGCCGGGCGGCCTATCATGAGCGCCTCGGTGTTCTTCGCCATCGCCTATGTCATGAACCATTCAGGCAAGGGCGCGGATTGGACGCTTGCGAACCCCATGCACAACATGATCCATGTCATGGCCAGCGCCTCCGCGAACGCATTCGGCCAGTTTTACGCGGCCGTGGCCCCGTTCCTGGGGCTGCTCGGCGGTTTCATCTCCGGTTCGGAGACCTCGTCCATCGCCATGCTGACCAAGCTGCACCTCTCCACTGCCGAGCACATCGGCGCGTCCGGCGTGGTGATCGCGGCGGGCAGCGCCATCGGCGGCGGTCTGGCCAGCGTCATTTCCCCGGCAAAGTTGCAGAACGCGGCCTCCAGCATCGACCGCATCCGCGAGGCCAGCGCCGCCATACGTCCGGCCTTCGTGGTCTCCATGCTCATTACTGGGGTGTGCGCCGTGATGACCATGCTCTGGGCCTATTAGGGCCGACTTCCCAGCCCTTGCGGGGCCTGGCCGCCGCAGCCACCGGTGGTCAGGCCCCTTTTATTGAAGCACAGACCCCTTTGACGTGCCCCAGAATGCACGATAGAGAGGCAGCATGAACATCACCGTCAAGTGCTTCGCCAGCCTTTCGCGCCACACCCCGCAGGACGCGGAGGCCTTCCCCGTGGCCCCCGGGGAGCGCGTGGCCGAAGTGGTGGCCCGCCTGGGCATTGCGCCGGAGGAATTGAAGCTGATTTTCGTCAACGGCATCCACGCCGAACTGTCCCGCCAGTTGGCCGAAG is part of the Humidesulfovibrio mexicanus genome and harbors:
- a CDS encoding nitrogen regulation protein NR(II): MLKTLENTEPGNGDQRLGAYLAMLPALAWRIDIVANEITYLNAYTIPSLGEEAKAVLQNPAYARQMIVGQDNDRFLHCYDQMRNRHPAACTFRIRLADGTIAWFKLMSMPDPELPTCSLGLFMDITAHVNAILSTDGRPPLCDRIDLLDEPVLLIRFSDRRVFMANAAARSLLCYSASDMASLDLGRLFQKNTREQMFHVYEGLIFSDFWAGELIVTDSTGRHHQCMARVQAVARDEKSLLWVTLTHLNTCTACRETPTRCDAPTPPRKTIQAMAKCKTITELLKTMLDVLPPDSPTSGIMLSRIFIAENRVQVTGVGEPFDFLPEDHTHPYEGSIAENIVRFNLPQHVVQETSKSIKPIDWALFIPRGIRSYYAQPFFDNGVLTKVLIFCSRQAESYDPEAPAPLYELYPEFLKGLERCLKRKGAR
- a CDS encoding citrate synthase, producing the protein MTKTAQLIIDGKTFELPIIEGALGDRGLDITKLRSQTGCITYDPGYMNTGPCKSAITFVDGEQGILRYRGYPIDQIASRGSFTETAWLLIFGELPTREQLSRFSAGLCAEELLHEDLRHHFEGFPPGGHPMAMLSAVVNSMGCYHPDLLEIESKGEFYLAASKIISKVRTIAAFSYRKSMGLPFMYPNPALSYCRNFLHMMFSIPHKHYDPSPEAVRALSLFLTLHADHEQNCSTSTVRMVGSSQANLFASVSAGICALWGRLHGGANAGVMEMLEQISEGKRTPREVLELAKQKKFRLMGFGHRIYKSYDPRAVILKQAAHDLLTKLGKLDRLMDIAMELEALALADPYFAERKLYPNVDFYSGLILRALNIPMQMFPVMFAIGRMPGWIAHWYEEHQQHGSKIHRPRQIFTGQVLRDYVPFDER
- a CDS encoding 4Fe-4S dicluster domain-containing protein, whose translation is MTRRQFLATLGMAGVGLAVPAAAAAAAAATAPAEGGEELATLHDLSKCVGCGACVEACREANAHKFPEPKKPFPPMFPATVKAEDWSTRRHVDDRLTPYNWLYIQSARGQYQGQPFEIHIPRRCMHCQNPPCANLCPWGAAARQNNGIVRIDDEICLGGAKCKTVCPWEIPMRQTGVGLYLKLMPTYGGNGVMYKCDRCADRVAKGGQPACIEACPYGVQEIGPRSEIVAKAHALARDMGGYIYGETENGGTNSLYVSPVPFDVLDAAATTGPGKPHLSPVADMMADEDKLALAALLAPVAGVVAGALRLGSRLAGGRRPDPPEGPKPDSGGGGARPSASELLAGGFGKGFTDGASPAPKDGQGGKEGGK
- a CDS encoding HypC/HybG/HupF family hydrogenase formation chaperone — encoded protein: MCLAVPAEVISIEDQVATCRVGEGDTTVTASLMILDDTIAPGDFLIIHAGFAIRKLDPVEARETLQILRDVIAAAEEAGIKQDNLVI
- a CDS encoding HyaD/HybD family hydrogenase maturation endopeptidase, which codes for MTDTKTRILVLGVGNILFTDEGIGVRAVEELTRLYDFSDNVTLMDGGTLGTRLMDPIMDSDLLIVVDAVLGDGPAGSVYRLVGEDLRKSLAFKDSMHQTDLVDTLVMCDIVGNRPEAVIVGMEPEDFHTMALELSPVAKERQEALMGFVLEEIEKAGGTYAKKANPAPARRADSPAHQE
- a CDS encoding nickel-dependent hydrogenase large subunit, which produces MSGSKPQTIPVTPKGNFSGPVIVDPVTRIEGHLRIETVVENGKVVDVRSSSQLFRGLEIILKGRDPRDAQHFTQRSCGVCTYTHALASTRAVDNAVKVKIPKNAILMRNLVMASQYLHDHLVHFYHLHALDWVNVANALKADPAKTAALSNSLSAGRKETAAQFKAVQDKVGALVASGKLGIFTNAYFLGEKKNEAYYLPAEADLMATKHYLDALHMQVKAARAMAIFGAKNPHTQFTVVGGVTNYDALKPERMAEYKALTDEVTAFIRDFYIPDVIAIGTFYKDWGSIGGTTNFLTFGEFPTDEYDLNARFFAPGLIMKRDLKNPTSFDPNQILEHVKHSWYVGDKALHPYQGVTEPKYTSLEDKDRYSWMKAPRYNGESCEVGPLAAMLVAYAKGHKPTVDAVNMVLAKVGVGPAALFSTLGRTAARAIECLVTANQIPVWLEALSSNVKSGDTELYTPWKMPDEAEGVGYATAPRGALSHWIKIKKGKIENFQLVVPSTWNLGPRCAAGKLGPVEEALMGTPIFDPARPVEILRTVHSFDPCIACGVHVLDAKTGKTASFKVL
- a CDS encoding hydrogenase small subunit, producing the protein MKVSVGHGLSGAEKRLEERGISRRDFMKFCGTIAAAMGMGPAFAPEIAAALTSDNRPSVIWLHNAECTGCSEAILRLANPYIDTLILDVISLEYQETIMAAAGEMAEKALHDAMKKPYLCVVEGAIPTKDNGIYGKIGGHTMLDICKKVVPGALATIAYGTCATYGGVQAAAPNPTGAKGVDEVFPKATIINVPGCPPNPVNLLGTVVAAIETVVNKKPLPKLDDLKRPLAFFGETVHDKCERLPFFEQDKFAPSFDSKEAKEGWCLYKLGCKGPYTYNNCPTKKFNPLDKGVGVSWPVQAGHPCIGCSEPKFWDTMSPFYEEQK
- a CDS encoding MTH1187 family thiamine-binding protein; translated protein: MSVIVELSLFPMDKGQSVSRYVAKAVGRIRASGLSCQLTPMGTCIEGEWGEVLAVVDACFRELAADSDRVYLTMKADWRRGRSGGLAAKPESVERALAARGGE